AAGGTTTATTACATCTACAtatgcatttaaaaacatgaatttCAAACCCTAATCCACTGATGGCAACAAATAATGTGGCAATGACAGAACCCTTTACATATGCAGCATGAAACAGATGCCTATTGAGGATGTACACACAACATACAGGGGCAGCTATGCACAGCTTCATCAGCACACAATGGAGCAAACAAAGGACTGGTTTCGCCACAATAAAATCACCGCCTTGCTGTCAAATAGAAAGTGGTGCTGGGTGTGTTTGCACAACTTTGTTTTCTTCCCTCAACATGTCTGAAGTGTTTCTGTTAGAAAAATACTGAGATGACAGTTTGTCTTAGGGCTCGCTCTCTCTTATTATTACTGCTATGTTTTCCCCCACAGTGCAGATGTACTGTGCTGTACACATACTGGCATGGTACAGAATGATTATGTTTAGTGTACAGATACAGAAGTGTGCTGGAAAAATACCCATGTACTAACATGTGCACCCATATACAGTATTTGGCACAGCCACTTTCCAGAGGAGCCCGCAATAATGTCACCGGTACCATGGTGACATCTGAGCTACATACACTGCTGCTTAGTATTCCAGTGGAAACCACAAGAGGGACTGACACGGTACCATAGCAGGTCCAGTATGGGTACAGCACAATACTGTACATGGCCATactgcacagacagaaacaagtATGCAGGTTGACTCAGTAAAGGGCACTGTCATTGTTGTAGGAGCTAGAGCTGGGGAAGGTGGGGCAGGGTTTATTCCAGGGCAGAGAGCCAGAGTGGTCTGCTGTGGGGAGGCTGAGGGTGCTGGCACTCTTCAGCTTGTTCTTCAGACCCCAGCTGAGGAAGGAGGACTTCTTGGTTACTTTGCGGGACTTGGGGTTTTTGTCGTCGTCATCGTAGGCCAGACAAATCATGGAGTATGTCTTAGGCAGGTTTCCACAGAAGGTGGCACTCTTGGTAGGCTGGGTAGAGACAGCAATGATACGTTTTAGTGCAACTTTTAATGGAAAGTAGTAGAGCTGCATCCTGCTTTACATACTTTACAGTTTAATTCAAAGGTTCACCCCTATCAGTGAGCCTATAAATAAGTCTTTGTCACAGTTTAACACAAAAGTGCAGTTATTTGCAATGCTAGCACTTCTCAAGATACAAACTGTTTCTGAAAGACTAGCAGGAATTAGagattcatttcattttactaTGATCATATTTATTGCAGATCTATTGACTGCTTTTTGCTAGACATTTGCTAGACACATGCACACCACACCGAGGAAGAGTCTGACACTGAATGGTTTTTGCTCTCTGTGCTGATATTTAGACTACAGACTCATAAACCATTGCATACACAATCCAAATATAAAAGTCATGAAAACTCATGCAGCTGTTctatacacacagtgtgtatacAAAGAGCTGGTTCTCATGAGAAATGGCACAGGCTGTTTACATTGTCAGGAAACACGACCCAGAGGAGAAATCTGAAACTGCTCTTCAGTCATCTGATACATAGGCCGAGTTTGCTGTCACTGATTATCAATCAAACAGACCCCACAGATAAGCTATCTCCAAAACACACAGGGCCTACCATGGGAGGGTTGCTGTCCATCATGCTGACCACCTGGATATCAATCCCCTCTTCATTCACGTCCTTCAGCAGTCGCATCACCTCGCTTACACCCATCCATTTGCAGTCTGTGTCGCCCACAACCACTAGGTAGTCACCTTCTTTCAGTCCATCAGCCTGGAGAAGGCAAGAGAACAAGCAGGAGTTAGAGAGTGAAATCCCAATGCCAAGACCGAGTACATATTTCCAACTGACATTTCATCTGAACAGCAATGAAGTCAAGTTGACCTACTTTCCTTCAACACTCAGTTAGGATGAGCAGAAAATAAACTGAGGTTTAGACTCATGTGTGCGTGAACTAGAGCACATGGTTTCTTTGAGAAGTCTGTTCTATCAACGTGATCTCAGCTCACATAACTTGATCCGTGTTCACCTGAGGCTGGCCAACAACTCCGAATCAGGGAATCAGACAGTTCTAAATAAAAATCCTGTTGAATGCCGTTTTCAAAGTTCTACAAAGTTTGACCTAGTTAGGCTTATGCAATACTAATCTGTCGCTCTGCATAGCCTGCAGGGCCTAATAAGAGCCTGCTCTTTGTCAGCAGCTCTTAATGAGCTGTCAGGCTGCAAAGGATTTCAGAGAGTAAACACTCTCTGATTCTTAATTAAATTACTAGCCGGAGTAGCTacgaaggagaaggaggaggaggaggaggaggaggaggaggaggaggaggaggaggaggaggaaaaagagggagTACCCTAACAACATTCTTTTAGACTGACTACTGTTTCTGAGAACGGTCTTTTTGAATTTAAGGTTAACTGAGGAGATAAGTTTTTGTATATAAACGTATATGATATTCTTTAGGCAACCTTGCCGAAAACTTCAACTCCCTGCTAGCTAATCCTTTTAATACTGAGCAACCTATACATCTTGCTTGAGTTTGAATTTGACAGCACAGAACTGAGCATGACCTCTGAGATACATCTCCTGCGCACAAAACAGTAGATTGTGTTAAATTATTTATAACAGTGGTTGATGAAAACCCTcatattttacacaaaaatgtaatttttaagTCGCTTCCTACATACATTTGCGTATATTATTGAGTGTGACTTGAGTTGACTGTGATGAATGACACAGTATCTTGAGATCATTTATGTCTCTGTATACTATATTGGTCTACACTGTCACATTCACATAAACTGAAACCAAAGCCCATCTTCTCCTTTTCAGTCAATTGTAAACATATTAATTAAATTCAgtattatttatatagcacctttaaCAATCAAACATGTCTCTACGTGTAATTACAATTACCATAGTTCTACTTACAGCAGCTGGACAGAGGGGGTCCAGTGAAACCACCTGCACTGGTGATTCTCCTTTCAGTGTGAAACCCAGGTCTCGGTCTTCAGGGCGAAGTCGTATGGTCCGTGGAGCCGTCCACCTCTGCTTGGCTGAGAAGACTGACAGCGGGCCCTGAGAGGACACAGTGTGGGGATGCTGGGATTAAAAAACTGCAGGATTTCTACACTCAGGAGGATGATATCTTGTTGAGTTTCATTTTTGTGAATGTCTCAAGGAACATTATATTCTAGTATAATGACTTCTTCTTGTGTCCCCTTTGACATATGTGACCTGTTATTAGTCCAGCAGTAACTGTGAGGTTAAGTTTTATTCAATGTGCTTTGACAGCAGCTACACATAACATTAAGACTCTTAACAATGTCTACTGCCTACAAACATGCCCTACTTTCCCTTTGAGACTGCTGAAGCTATTTCTAATACTCTTGTTATCTGCTGGGAAAATCTCTCCACTAATCCTGACAATCAGTTCTATGTAGCGCCAAGATGACTCCTGTCGCCTTTGACTTAATTATCACCTCAGCCAGTGTATGGCACGATAGTAGGATTGTAGTCTTGTTGCTAAGACTATTAATGAAGAGCTAGTGAAAGGATGTAACATAATCCAGAGAGGTACTTATTCAAAGAGATCCCTTACACAGGCTGCACTGGAACATCAGGTCCAACCCTTGACCTCCTAATGAATTATTTGCTTATAAGGGTGTTTTTGTGCCATAAAAAGGAACAACTATCCTGTAACTGGGTACATGGACAGAAGGTCCCAGTTACAGGGGCGATTTATACAGGTGTCCTATCCACCACATTAGTGAGCACAACACAGTAACTTTACATCATCAGTTTAGTATGAAAGATCCCAAAAGGTCTCAAACTCCATACCTTTGAACATGGAGAGGATAAATGACTGATTCATTTAAAATATCCACCACACAATGACCAGAGCTAACCCTAGGACCAGAGCACCTCTGTCCATGGTTAGTGTTAGTTTTGCATTTGTCAGTTTGGGTGAAAATCCAGGAGGCTGTTGGTGATATTTGCTTCCAGGAGACTCACCCTTGGTTGGTTGTATACAGAAATAACAAAGGATGCACTCTGGgtgtaaaaaaatgtctaaaacacAAATCCAGAGCCATCTCATGTTACTTAATGAATAAAACCAACCAACACatatgaaaaaaacagcaatgtgAGTGGAAAAATATTAGTAACCCACATACCAGCCTTTGGAAAAAGTCGATGACTTTCACCTTTGTGGTTGCAGGAACCTCCATCTCTGCTTTGTGCTCTGTTTTAGCTGTAGAAAGAATGGGGAGAAGACAAAGCTGTTATTCTGCAATGTTTACCCTCACAACCGCATTTCAACTGCtgccctgcagagagacaggcagtgTCAACATTACATCATTTCTACTTGGAAATAAATGTCACTTATCGCAGCTGATTGCAGCAGGTGtggcacacaacacagcacagtctTTTATGGACCGTTTCCTGAGAGACAAACCTCTCAAATCAACACAATGGTTTTTGCTTGGCAGTGGTGTCTTTTGTGAAGTGTTTGTTGTGGTAACCCTAAGGTCACTGGTCAGTTTCTATGTCAACCAGATGAAGAATAGCTTGTTGCACCTCAGTGACACTTAACACAGACTCAAATAAAATGTACAGTCATTATAAGCTTATTTTTCCTTGTGCTGTTTTCACTTAAAAACACTTAAGACTCACAGATGATGTCTGGGGCCTCCATGTAGTCAGTGAACTCTTCCTCAATTTCATTTTCACTGAGCTTATTGAGCGAGCGCTGGTGACTGGCTATTAAAATGTCCTGCAGGACCTCCATCTTGTTTGAGTGGTGGCACAAGCCATAAATCCTCAGAGCCTCCTCGTGACCCAGAATGGCCCGGCGAATGTGAGCTTtgcctgcagagagacaggaacatttattataaaaatggattgggggaggaaggagggagtgaacaaaaagaaggaggaaaaaaaggggcgAGTTGTGACTGGTGCTATAACATTCATCTTACCAATGCGGTGACGTTCATCTTTCTTCTTCAGGATGTCCAGGGGAGAGCGTCCCTCAGGTAGCTGGTCGTACACCTGTGACAAGGTCTTCTCCTGCTGGTCCTCATCGTCATTTGGACCcacttagcacacagaaatGTGTATACAGGTAAGGCAGTGTCCACATTGTTGTATCACAAAAATAATGATAAAGACTACAACTGACAGAGGCATTATAGAGCACCTGCTTGGCAGTGTTTGTGGTTAATGTGTTTACTACAGCAGACTTCATTCAATCCTGTTTCTGGGTTGAGTCCCCTCTCTACAGTCCTGTGCTTAATTGCTTCATTCTCCTCGCTCACACAGGAATCTGTTAATGAGCAGCCAAACTCAAAGCTGCTTCGCTTCGTtgtttctccattcattctgtcTTGTCCTATGCCCATTCCCGGTACagctaaaaatatttttatcaaTCTCATTAAAGTTTCCTTTTTAGGTTAATTTCTTCCAagtataaatgtaaaatatgaaaagaaagGAATAAAATCATAGAGCAAAACATTGCTGCATAGATGCTAGAGCTAAGAAAGAAACTactttttttaaaccaacaaaccatcacaaacacaaaacctgCATTACCACCAATCCCCAGAGTACACTTACAAAACAAACCTCCCTTCTCTCAGTTGCCGTCTGTCTCACTTGATAGTGTGATCAGCAGTAAGAGGCTACACAACtctgatcctcctcctctcactccaggcacctttttttctctgtcttttctaCTCTTACAGTTCCTCGAAACTTAAGCCTTTCTTTaccacagggtgtgtgtgtgtgtgtgtgtgtgtgtgtgtgtgtgtgtgtgtgtgtgtgtgtgtgtgtgtgtgtgtgtgtgtgtgtgtgtgtgtgagagaagatgTGTGTCCACCCCTAAATAGCTGTTATGTAATAGCAATGTGGCTGGCTGTGCTTCAGTCCAGCTATCTGACATGACCAATCCAATGGCCCATACAGCACTTTAAGAAGGATCAGGTATTCCAGGGTGTTTAAAATCAGGTAACAGAAGTGCGGTAACAGCAATCCAATAACAGGTTTACATCTAATAGGCAACATCAATAAAACTTCCAGTAAATGTTTATATGGAGGGCCAGTTGTTATAACCGTGGAACTTTCCTGATATAAAAAGCCACCTGTTAACTCTGTCCATAGTGTTTTTGTTGAAAGAGAATAGGGATTTTATGGGACTTGTGTTGCCCTTCCTTTGAGGAGTACATCTAGGGCTGTATTTTACCTGATGCATACTATCTACTGTGGCACTTGTTAGTGTAAATGTAGTTAGAATCTGGAACTTCTTGCAGACATCGGTTGCATAGTTTAATTATCTAATTGGTAAGTATGCAAACATAAGATCGTTTCTTACATCGATGGTCCAGCAGTGCTGAGGCTACAAAGTAGTGAGCCATGGAGCGGTAGTGGTTGGTTTTGACTTGTGACATGGTGGACCAAAACAAGGGGACATTGTCTTTGATTGGCGTCTGGATCATGGACTGATGGACTTGGTCGTAGATTTCTGAGACCTGGCAAGAAGAGGAGGATAAAGTGAATGAGAGGACACTGAAAGCACCCACCAAGAATCTTAACTGTGGTGACATTATCACTTTACATTCACACTAAGCACAGCAGTCATCGGGAAAAACAACGGGTGACTTTCCTAGACGGTGTGATGTGAGGACTGCACGTGTGCTTTTGCTACTTACCTTTGCAGCTTCTTGGGCCATTTTCATCAGGGTGTAGAACTGGTTCCGGATCCCAGGCAATGCAGTCTTCTCAAACAGACACTCCTGAGCCTGAGCAAGCATCAGCCGGATCAGCATGCTGAGCATGGCTGGACTCATGTCGTAGCTTGGAGTGTGGGTGAAAGTTTCTTTAAGGTTGTTCAGGATACCTGATGAAGAAGGAGAAGTCAGCACTGCAGTCCAAGCTCTTCCAAAAAACATCCTATATAACTGTGTGAGAATAAAGCTTAATCTGGGCTATACTGTAGTAATAAAAGAATTTGGACTAATTACAGTATTCTTGTGATTCTGTTTTAGTGACACAGTCTTTTGTACAGCTACATTAAAAAGCTTCACACAAAGAGATAAGTCATGGCCTGTTTCTGTTTCTACAGTAttcagtgagagaaaaaaaaatgctcgcCACTGACTGTAAGATCAATGTGTGCTTCTTTAAAATACGGCCAAGACATGAACCAACTTAAATTAGTCTTTCATGTTTGATGGAAGCAGTATGAGCATGTGCATTCCAACTAAGAAGACCagccttttatttttcagattaaAACCCTGGCAAAAGAGATTTGCAGACAACTTAATAACAGAGTACTGCTGAACTACTCTTCGTCTGAGATCCTTCAACTGCTGACTGGCTCCTCCCATCCACGCTTTTATGTCTTAACCTAGAAAGAGAAAGAGCTAGCTTCCTTGCGTATAGCCCCAGTCAGCTACTGCCTTAGTAAACTAGTGCCTCTTCATAATAGTGACAATGTTCCCTGTAACAGTATAATTGTTTTACTTCGTACAAGCCTCAGTTGTAGCCATCAAAGCAGCATAACTAAGGCCATGTTCAGGGCTGTAATTATAGTGCAATACTTCACTTTATTGCCAAGTCATAATTCTATCATGACTCGAGTTTCCTAAAACCTTTGAGGGCTGGAAAGCCGGTTCATGATTGGTGCTTTTTGGAGCTCAGCCACATGACAAGAAGCCAGAGAGACATCGTCTGCATTCATTCTCTATCATGGAACAGAAGTCGGGGAATGGTGGCTGGctcacacattaaaaacaagaCTGTTCACACTGTTACTACTTTTCTGAACAATCTGTCAGAGAATGTCCGTGAAGAAACCGAGTTTCCACTTATCACTGCACTTCTCTCTTTGACTGTTTCAAACACTTTTGTCAACAACAGTTTTAGTAAGTAGAAGCAATCCATCTAAGTTACTTTCACCATTTGTCTTGTTTGAATCACATGGTGTGACAGATTGACTTGGGTTTTAACAAAATCTTCCAATGTCTAATTTATATCACCTATCTACCTACCGGCAGCTTTCTGGAAGGAAGAGATGGCCTCCTCCAGGCCAACTATGGTCTGTCGGTCACTGCGGGTTGCAATCTGAGAGTAGAGGGCAGCCATGTTGAAAAGAATGCTGGCCTTCTCTAATGACAGGTTCTGTTGGCACACTGGCACTCCTGTGAAGGAGTCATACCTGACGAAGAGAAAACAGCTGTTATTTTTCCATCaaaaaattaaagtaaaaaaagctATACAAGGAAGATAGCTAGTAACAGAAGATATTCACATTGATATATAGTCAGCAGGAATAAAGCAGAATTAAATAATGCAAATATTACTGCACTGTATTTATATCTAGTTTGGATTGAACTCAAaccttttcatcttttcttcttgACAACTAAGAGTCTCTGAAGGTTTAAGCCCTTAAGCTCATCTTATCCTCATATCTGATACATGCATTAAGTACATTTACTATGAAGTCAGTGAGACGTCAGAGCCTTCATCTGGATCAAGCAGCCACCTCTGGAGCTGAGAAATGAAGTTCCCTTTTTGTATCTTAACAATGCATGGGGGGGGGTATTTTAATCATATCTGGAATTAGATTGACATATAGGCGtgaccgctttgagtgacaggtggttgccAACTTAGTACAAGCTCTCTGCTTCCGTGATTAAAGACAAGAAgctagttttaaaaaaatggaatt
This portion of the Parambassis ranga chromosome 3, fParRan2.1, whole genome shotgun sequence genome encodes:
- the rhpn2 gene encoding rhophilin-2 isoform X1; translation: MTDTLLPNGIKDSGGDGKYFRKGCNPFAQTGRSKLQNKRASLNQQIIKQMRMRAGAENLLKATSNNKVKEMVLLELSYVNSNLQLLMGQLEGLNSSVDVYQSAQETANIPLIALGLKETKEVDFSAPFKDLILEHYSEDGNSFEDEIADLMDLRQACRTPSRNDGGVELFAKYFSHIPLIESRFFSPTRQTGIFFTWYDSFTGVPVCQQNLSLEKASILFNMAALYSQIATRSDRQTIVGLEEAISSFQKAAGILNNLKETFTHTPSYDMSPAMLSMLIRLMLAQAQECLFEKTALPGIRNQFYTLMKMAQEAAKVSEIYDQVHQSMIQTPIKDNVPLFWSTMSQVKTNHYRSMAHYFVASALLDHRLGPNDDEDQQEKTLSQVYDQLPEGRSPLDILKKKDERHRIGKAHIRRAILGHEEALRIYGLCHHSNKMEVLQDILIASHQRSLNKLSENEIEEEFTDYMEAPDIISKTEHKAEMEVPATTKVKVIDFFQRLGPLSVFSAKQRWTAPRTIRLRPEDRDLGFTLKGESPVQVVSLDPLCPAAADGLKEGDYLVVVGDTDCKWMGVSEVMRLLKDVNEEGIDIQVVSMMDSNPPMPTKSATFCGNLPKTYSMICLAYDDDDKNPKSRKVTKKSSFLSWGLKNKLKSASTLSLPTADHSGSLPWNKPCPTFPSSSSYNNDSALY
- the rhpn2 gene encoding rhophilin-2 isoform X2, with amino-acid sequence MTDTLLPNGIKDSGGDGKYFRKGCNPFAQTGRSKLQNKRASLNQQIIKQMRMRAGAENLLKATSNNKVKEMVLLELSYVNSNLQLLMGQLEGLNSSVDVYQSAQETANIPLIALGLKETKEVDFSAPFKDLILEHYSEDGNSFEDEIADLMDLRQACRTPSRNDGGVELFAKYFSHIPLIESRFFSPTRQTGIFFTWYDSFTGVPVCQQNLSLEKASILFNMAALYSQIATRSDRQTIVGLEEAISSFQKAAGILNNLKETFTHTPSYDMSPAMLSMLIRLMLAQAQECLFEKTALPGIRNQFYTLMKMAQEAAKVSEIYDQVHQSMIQTPIKDNVPLFWSTMSQVKTNHYRSMAHYFVASALLDHRLGPNDDEDQQEKTLSQVYDQLPEGRSPLDILKKKDERHRIGKAHIRRAILGHEEALRIYGLCHHSNKMEVLQDILIASHQRSLNKLSENEIEEEFTDYMEAPDIISKTEHKAEMEVPATTKGPLSVFSAKQRWTAPRTIRLRPEDRDLGFTLKGESPVQVVSLDPLCPAAADGLKEGDYLVVVGDTDCKWMGVSEVMRLLKDVNEEGIDIQVVSMMDSNPPMPTKSATFCGNLPKTYSMICLAYDDDDKNPKSRKVTKKSSFLSWGLKNKLKSASTLSLPTADHSGSLPWNKPCPTFPSSSSYNNDSALY